The segment GTTCGCATCGTGACGATCTACGGCGGACGCGCCTTCGAACCGCAGGTTGAAGCGCTTAAACGTGGTGTCGATGTAGTCGTCGGCACGCCCGGCCGACTGCTCGACCTGCACGGCCAGCGCCTGCTGACCTTCGGCAGCGTACGGACCGCCGTTTTCGACGAAGCAGACGAAATGCTCGATCTCGGCTTCCTGCCCGATGTCGAGAAGCTGGTCAGCGCTCTCCCAGCCATTCGGCAGACAATGCTGTTCTCGGCCACAATGCCCGGCGCCGTGATCAATCTGGCCCGCCGCTATATGACCCAGCCCACCCACATCCGCGCCGCCGAACCCGATGACGCCGGAGCGACGGTCAAGAACACCAAGCAGCACGTCTTCCGCGCACACGCCATGGACAAGTCCGAGGTCGTCGCCCGGATCCTGCAGGCCGAAGGCCGTGGACGCTCGATCATCTTCACCCGGACGAAACGCACCGCGGCCAAACTGGCCGATGAACTCACTGATCGGGGATTCGCGGCCGGAGCGTTGCACGGCGACCTCGGCCAGGGTGCCCGGGAACAGGCGTTGCGCGCGTTCCGCAACAACAAGGTCGACGTGCTGGTCGCGACCGACGTCGCCGCGCGCGGAATCGATGTCGACGATGTCACGCACGTGATCAACTACCAGTGCCCGGAAGATGAGAAGACCTACCTGCATCGCATCGGTCGCACCGGCCGCGCGGGCAACAAGGGCATCGCGATCACATTCGTCGACTGGGACGATCTCCCGCGTTGGGGACTCATCGACCGCACCCTGGATCTAGGCCTCGATGAGCCGGTCGAAACCTATTCCACCTCGGGGCACCTATTCACCGATCTGGATATCCCGGCCGGCACCAAAGGTCGCCTGCCAAAAGGCAAGCGGACCCTGGAAGGCCTCGGGGGCGAAACACTCGAAGATCTCGGCGAGACAGGGAAGCACACAGCGCGTGCCACCGGTCGCGACCGGCGCCCCGGTGCGGACCGATCCAAGTCACAGCGCCACGATGAGACGGCCCCTCGCGGTGCGGCCGAGAAACCCTCCCGCGCCGCAGCAGCAGAGGACAGGCCGCGTCGTCGGCGCCGCCGCACGGTGAACGGAACCCCATCCGAATCGGGTCAGCCATCGAGCGAGGCCGCGCCGGTTGGCGCCGACGGTAACGACTCCGGTTCTGCGCCGACTCGTCGGCGTCGCCGAGTCAGCCGGTCAGCGTCCAGCAGCGCTGAAGGCACAAACGACGCATAAGGCTTAGCCACGAACGACGGAACAACCAGTCGCCTGGGCTTCGAGCCGACTCAGCATTTCAGGGTCGGTGAGATTTTCGCCCAGGCGATTTGGCTTGCCCGTTCCGTGATAGTCGCTTGAGCCAGTAACCAGCAGATCGAAGCTGGCCGCAATTTCCCGCAGGCGCCGCCTGGCCTCGGGCGGATTGTCACGATGATCGACCTCGAAGCCGCCAAGACCGGCATCGATCATCAACTCAATCGCCTGTTCGCTCACCACGCGTCCACGCGCAGTCGCCATCGGATGCGCGAAGACCGGTACTCCGCCGGCGGCACGGACGAGCCGGATCGCATCGATCGGGCTCACCACTGTGAGCGACACATAGTAGGGCGAGCGCGGGGTCAGAATGTGTTCGAAGGCGGCACTGCGGTCATCGACTACGCCAAGCGTCACCAGGGCATCAGCGAGGTGCGGGCGTCCGATCGTGGCACCGGCCGCGGTATGCGCGACCACCTTCTCCCAGGTGATGTCATAGTCAACGGCCAACCGATCCACCATCAGCTGCGCCCGGGTCACCCGGGATTCCCGCGCTTGCAAGACCTCTGCCATCAGCGGAATGTTCAGCGGATCGTGCAGGTAGCTCAGCAGATGGACGCTGATCCCCTCGTGCCGGCAGGAGATTTCCATTCCCGGCACCAGGCTGACCCCCTCTGCCCGCGCCGCGATGGACGCCTCCTCCCAGCCGGTGACCGTGTCGTGGTCCGTCAGCGCCACAGTGCGCACTCCGGCGGCAGCAGCCGATCGGATCAGGTCCGCCGGCGCTTCCGTCCCGTCGGACACCGCCGAGTGGGTGTGCAGATCGATCCGCTGACTCATGGATACGAGCTTAGCCATCCGCACAGCAGCCTCGGTGTGCAGCGTTGCCTAAGCCATGCGAAGTGGCTTGATCCGGCGAGGCAGTAGCCGGAGGCGATTGCCCCAGGACGGTGGCTCGGTGCCAGCCCGGCATTGCAGACCGCGTACATCAACCCGCTTGTCTGCTGAGAGCTGCTCTGCTGGCGGCAGATTCACTCCCGCGACCTGCCCTTGTCAAGGCACTGTGGATGCATGAGCGATTCACAGAAACTGCCACTCTTCACCGAAACAGTACGACGCGAGTTCTATGAGCGACGTGTTCTCGTGTTGGATGGTCCTCTTGATGACGATAACGGAACGCTGCTGGCTACGCAGCTGATCACTTTGGCCGCTGAGGATCAGTTAGCGGACATCGCGTTGTGGATTCACTCGCCCGGTGGATCTGTGCCCGCGATGCTCGCGATCCGGGACATCATCCGCACAGTTCCTAACGACGTGTCGACACTCGTGTTCGGTATTGCGTACAGCGCCGGGCAGTTCCTGCTTTCGGCGGGCACGAAGGGCAAGCGCAAAGCGCTGCCCAACGCCCGGGTGTTGATGCATCAGGGCTCTGCGGGGATTGGCGGTAGCGCCGTCGATATCGAACTACAAGCGGACGATCTTCGCCACACCCGGGACACGGTGCTGGGGCTAATCGCGGAGGACACCGGGCAGCCGATCACTCGGATCTTCGAGGACTCGCTGCACGACCATTGGTATACGGCAGAGGAGGCCCGCGAGTACGGATTCATCGACACGATTGTCCAATCCTTCGACGACTACAGTCCGCGGAATCGGACCATCACAGGATTCAGCAGCGCAACCGAAGGGGATGCCCGATGAGCAGTTACACCATTCCGAACGTCATCGCGCAG is part of the Saxibacter everestensis genome and harbors:
- a CDS encoding DEAD/DEAH box helicase, with translation MTTFDDTTAAEPEITDAAHTIEVTAPAAPVEITFADLGVDAAIVSALAKKGITHPFPIQAMTLPVALTGADIIGQAKTGTGKTLGFGIPLLQRVITATEPGAEKIKNPGQPQALVVVPTRELAGQVAEDLKAASADRDVRIVTIYGGRAFEPQVEALKRGVDVVVGTPGRLLDLHGQRLLTFGSVRTAVFDEADEMLDLGFLPDVEKLVSALPAIRQTMLFSATMPGAVINLARRYMTQPTHIRAAEPDDAGATVKNTKQHVFRAHAMDKSEVVARILQAEGRGRSIIFTRTKRTAAKLADELTDRGFAAGALHGDLGQGAREQALRAFRNNKVDVLVATDVAARGIDVDDVTHVINYQCPEDEKTYLHRIGRTGRAGNKGIAITFVDWDDLPRWGLIDRTLDLGLDEPVETYSTSGHLFTDLDIPAGTKGRLPKGKRTLEGLGGETLEDLGETGKHTARATGRDRRPGADRSKSQRHDETAPRGAAEKPSRAAAAEDRPRRRRRRTVNGTPSESGQPSSEAAPVGADGNDSGSAPTRRRRRVSRSASSSAEGTNDA
- a CDS encoding PHP domain-containing protein, whose translation is MSQRIDLHTHSAVSDGTEAPADLIRSAAAAGVRTVALTDHDTVTGWEEASIAARAEGVSLVPGMEISCRHEGISVHLLSYLHDPLNIPLMAEVLQARESRVTRAQLMVDRLAVDYDITWEKVVAHTAAGATIGRPHLADALVTLGVVDDRSAAFEHILTPRSPYYVSLTVVSPIDAIRLVRAAGGVPVFAHPMATARGRVVSEQAIELMIDAGLGGFEVDHRDNPPEARRRLREIAASFDLLVTGSSDYHGTGKPNRLGENLTDPEMLSRLEAQATGCSVVRG
- a CDS encoding ClpP family protease; amino-acid sequence: MSDSQKLPLFTETVRREFYERRVLVLDGPLDDDNGTLLATQLITLAAEDQLADIALWIHSPGGSVPAMLAIRDIIRTVPNDVSTLVFGIAYSAGQFLLSAGTKGKRKALPNARVLMHQGSAGIGGSAVDIELQADDLRHTRDTVLGLIAEDTGQPITRIFEDSLHDHWYTAEEAREYGFIDTIVQSFDDYSPRNRTITGFSSATEGDAR